In one Chitinophaga sancti genomic region, the following are encoded:
- a CDS encoding GH92 family glycosyl hydrolase, translating into MKLTANIRQILLLVLFSSAAGAQEKSPVAYVNPFVGTTKSAVLTKWGSEGGCYPGAVAPHGYYQLTPETRRTGARGYDYQDSTICYFTCKDHHSGFPGGAAGNVFVMPVSDHQSFDPDHYSRQFSHKDETAVPGYYKVHFKDNQTTVETTASQDGGIFRFTFSEKVKPQIFASESLHFSATPEEQRSVKGGTLYIFKKGITIIEASIGNNTLSFDALKAATYKQWNELLSVVEINDDNEKGKAIFYTALYHSLLLPWLNNGHYGGFSPWDTFRTLHPLLSLLYPDLQAAMIRSMLDVYHASGHLPTESMTGNHSIPIITDAYFKGIPMDKEEVYKAMQQSINDTPYLQVDMPVYHELGYIPFTYPESVTRTVEYAYDDWALNLFTKEAMHEKVNDDRSLAFRHLLHIPSLFLLPRNRNEFKLHPGNTGYKEGDQWVYSFFVPQHPRELINMMGGDELFALRLDTALERKHIIFDNETVFHVPYLFNEANRPDLTQLWVRKIMQDRFSNTPGGLPGNDDLGATSSWYLFSAMGLYPLAPGKPLYALGIPAFKEMRIHLKDGKTLTIKSNDTHNPYVQQVRLNGVVYQGLNVAHEFIRRGGTLEFETGIAPVPSRENVNRTVIRLTEITMDTVATADQPFPIGFTLINNGDAGVYRINIMLNGQLCGSKNCLIGKGARLRDSVQCYLYKAGENVLQLNEQAERKVMLKTPLINASPVISDLVLQPLLKKDSIQRITFAVMNKQGTKKTFTIPAYLDGKPFYSAKLTLEPGEKKVVSCQVKTGLIGWHNVKISEISDRFKVYKDPQESLLLSLRGVKDVSGFENDAQIISSGEMKAPGNHPFLSDSNTYIEIPNARSLDEMGTTLTMMAWIYPTEKVPGLVDVFSKGDTHVLQIVDGKMLSFFAGGWGRGDITVPLPEHWLDHWHHIAGVCDKQRLKIYIDGVLKGETKLDEPVNLSVGHKWTLGRNEEFPGTRIFKGYIEQAKIFSDPIEITNCQCIGERPVQ; encoded by the coding sequence GTGAAGCTAACAGCCAACATCCGCCAAATCCTGCTCCTGGTCTTATTCTCCAGCGCAGCTGGCGCCCAGGAAAAATCTCCGGTTGCATATGTCAATCCCTTTGTCGGCACTACCAAAAGTGCGGTGCTGACCAAATGGGGCAGCGAAGGCGGTTGCTATCCCGGTGCTGTAGCTCCTCACGGTTATTATCAGTTGACACCGGAAACAAGGAGAACGGGTGCCAGAGGCTATGACTACCAGGACAGTACAATCTGCTATTTCACCTGTAAGGACCATCATAGCGGTTTCCCCGGTGGTGCAGCAGGCAATGTATTCGTGATGCCTGTCAGTGACCATCAATCTTTCGATCCCGATCATTACAGCCGGCAATTTTCTCACAAAGATGAAACGGCGGTACCGGGATATTATAAAGTTCATTTTAAAGACAACCAGACTACCGTAGAAACAACAGCCTCACAGGACGGGGGGATATTTCGGTTTACATTTTCAGAAAAAGTAAAGCCGCAGATCTTTGCCAGCGAATCATTGCACTTTAGTGCGACTCCTGAAGAACAGCGCAGCGTAAAAGGGGGTACCTTATACATTTTCAAAAAAGGTATCACCATTATAGAAGCATCAATTGGAAATAATACGCTTTCATTTGATGCCCTTAAAGCCGCTACTTACAAGCAATGGAATGAGCTGCTATCAGTCGTGGAGATCAATGATGACAACGAAAAAGGCAAGGCAATATTTTATACTGCTCTTTATCATTCACTCTTATTACCATGGCTGAATAATGGTCATTATGGAGGATTCTCACCCTGGGATACTTTTCGTACCCTGCACCCTTTGCTCAGTCTCCTCTATCCTGATCTGCAGGCTGCCATGATCCGTTCCATGCTGGATGTATACCATGCCAGCGGTCATCTGCCTACCGAGAGCATGACGGGCAATCATAGCATTCCTATTATCACCGATGCGTATTTTAAAGGCATTCCGATGGACAAGGAGGAAGTATACAAAGCTATGCAGCAGAGCATCAACGATACACCTTACCTGCAGGTAGACATGCCGGTTTATCACGAACTGGGTTATATACCTTTCACATATCCCGAATCCGTAACCCGCACCGTTGAATATGCATATGACGATTGGGCTTTGAACCTGTTTACAAAAGAAGCAATGCATGAGAAGGTGAATGATGACAGGAGCCTGGCCTTCCGTCACTTATTGCATATCCCTTCCCTGTTCCTGCTACCCCGCAATAGAAATGAATTTAAACTGCATCCTGGCAATACCGGTTATAAAGAAGGCGACCAATGGGTGTATTCTTTCTTCGTGCCACAGCATCCACGTGAACTCATTAATATGATGGGAGGGGATGAGTTGTTCGCGCTCCGCCTGGATACGGCATTGGAAAGAAAGCATATTATTTTCGACAACGAAACCGTCTTTCACGTTCCTTACCTTTTTAATGAAGCCAACAGGCCCGATCTCACGCAGTTGTGGGTAAGGAAGATCATGCAGGACCGTTTTTCAAATACCCCCGGAGGGCTACCTGGCAATGATGACCTGGGCGCTACTTCAAGCTGGTACTTATTCAGTGCCATGGGGTTATACCCACTAGCCCCGGGTAAGCCGCTGTATGCATTGGGTATTCCAGCCTTTAAGGAAATGAGGATTCACCTGAAAGACGGAAAAACCCTGACGATAAAAAGCAATGATACCCATAATCCTTATGTACAACAGGTACGCTTAAACGGTGTTGTTTATCAGGGTCTGAATGTGGCGCATGAGTTTATCAGACGTGGTGGCACACTGGAATTCGAAACGGGTATTGCGCCGGTACCCAGCCGTGAAAATGTAAATCGTACCGTGATCAGGCTTACCGAAATCACTATGGATACTGTTGCTACTGCTGATCAGCCTTTCCCAATTGGCTTTACCTTGATCAATAATGGCGACGCCGGCGTCTATCGGATAAATATTATGCTGAACGGACAGCTCTGTGGTAGCAAAAATTGCCTGATCGGCAAGGGCGCAAGACTGAGGGATTCCGTTCAATGTTACCTGTACAAGGCAGGGGAGAATGTGCTGCAACTGAATGAGCAGGCAGAAAGAAAGGTAATGCTTAAAACGCCTTTGATCAATGCATCCCCTGTTATTTCGGACCTTGTCTTACAGCCATTGCTTAAGAAAGACAGCATTCAGCGTATCACCTTCGCTGTTATGAATAAGCAGGGAACTAAGAAAACCTTTACTATTCCTGCATATCTGGATGGTAAACCTTTTTACAGCGCGAAACTGACCCTGGAACCCGGCGAGAAAAAGGTAGTGAGTTGCCAGGTGAAAACCGGCTTGATAGGTTGGCATAATGTTAAAATTTCTGAAATCAGTGATCGCTTTAAAGTGTACAAAGATCCGCAGGAATCATTGTTATTGTCACTCAGAGGAGTGAAGGATGTATCAGGTTTTGAAAATGATGCGCAGATTATTTCATCAGGAGAAATGAAAGCTCCGGGCAATCATCCATTCCTTTCTGATTCAAATACTTATATCGAAATTCCGAATGCCCGCAGCCTCGACGAAATGGGTACTACACTCACAATGATGGCCTGGATTTACCCTACAGAAAAGGTGCCTGGATTGGTCGATGTATTTTCCAAGGGAGATACGCATGTGCTGCAAATTGTAGATGGTAAAATGTTAAGTTTTTTTGCAGGGGGTTGGGGCAGGGGAGATATTACCGTACCTTTGCCGGAACATTGGTTGGACCACTGGCATCATATTGCCGGAGTATGTGATAAACAGAGACTTAAGATTTATATAGATGGCGTTTTGAAAGGCGAAACAAAACTGGATGAACCAGTTAATCTGTCAGTAGGGCATAAATGGACATTGGGGCGTAATGAAGAATTTCCCGGAACCCGTATTTTCAAAGGCTATATTGAACAAGCAAAAATTTTTTCTGATCCTATTGAAATAACTAATTGCCAATGTATTGGGGAAAGACCCGTGCAATAA
- a CDS encoding sensor histidine kinase → MNNVQTNYKRIVVSNIIHFFNRLLNTGVHEANGIARNRQIRTVNIAGLTGGLASLMFSLINTCLGNYLLVLINITTMACLFSMVYFNEKKKYDLGPMITMPLCAMELSASALIYNNNMELYLLLVVCLSLILLNNKWVMLILGIFSAILLGVTHRLAPHTVIHQVSEGRRIMNAVIWLIMLLFCLYYFRLQIMGYTKELEESNRQLNVANKTREKLISILAHDMSSPINTLFFMLDLLQEDMLSGKDFAESSRLLILQARNLQENMDGLLQWCYTQMKGIAPQPANFNLVALIGEVITFLQPQFQKKHIRLQNDIAQYTCIINADPDHVRLIIRNLLSNAIKFSYQEAIIVLSMEDKGSEVIISVTDFGVGIRAAILESIFAADKIHSTPGTGNEKGIGLGLSLSEEFAQKNNGFLSVASEEGKGSTFSLHLHK, encoded by the coding sequence ATGAATAATGTACAAACAAACTATAAACGTATTGTTGTCTCAAACATCATCCATTTCTTTAACCGACTTTTAAATACAGGGGTACATGAAGCAAATGGCATTGCCCGCAACCGTCAGATCCGAACCGTAAATATTGCGGGGCTAACTGGCGGATTGGCTTCTCTTATGTTTAGCCTGATCAATACCTGCCTGGGAAATTACCTCCTTGTACTGATTAATATTACCACCATGGCCTGCCTTTTCAGTATGGTGTACTTCAATGAAAAGAAGAAGTACGACCTCGGGCCAATGATCACGATGCCGCTCTGTGCAATGGAGCTATCCGCCAGTGCGCTGATTTATAACAACAATATGGAGTTGTACCTCCTGCTGGTGGTATGCTTATCCCTGATCCTGCTGAACAATAAATGGGTCATGCTCATCCTCGGTATATTCAGTGCCATACTGCTGGGTGTTACGCATCGTTTGGCACCACATACTGTTATACACCAGGTTAGCGAGGGGCGGAGAATAATGAATGCGGTGATCTGGCTGATCATGCTGCTGTTCTGTTTGTATTATTTCCGGCTGCAGATTATGGGGTACACGAAAGAGCTGGAAGAATCCAACCGGCAACTGAACGTAGCCAACAAAACCCGCGAGAAACTGATCTCCATTCTTGCACACGATATGAGCTCGCCCATCAATACGCTCTTCTTTATGCTGGACCTCCTGCAGGAAGATATGCTGTCCGGCAAGGACTTTGCAGAATCATCCCGGCTACTGATATTACAGGCGAGAAACCTGCAGGAAAATATGGATGGTCTGCTGCAATGGTGCTATACACAAATGAAAGGTATTGCACCACAACCAGCTAATTTCAACCTCGTGGCACTAATCGGGGAAGTCATTACATTTCTACAACCTCAATTTCAAAAAAAGCACATCCGGTTACAAAACGACATCGCACAATATACCTGTATCATCAATGCAGACCCGGACCATGTACGTCTTATTATCCGCAATTTATTAAGTAATGCCATCAAGTTTAGTTACCAGGAAGCGATTATAGTACTGAGTATGGAAGATAAGGGGAGTGAAGTGATCATTTCTGTAACCGATTTTGGAGTAGGGATCCGTGCTGCAATACTGGAAAGTATCTTTGCCGCCGATAAAATTCATTCCACGCCAGGTACCGGCAACGAAAAGGGAATCGGACTGGGGCTTAGTCTCAGCGAGGAATTTGCACAGAAAAATAATGGGTTTCTTTCCGTAGCGAGTGAAGAAGGGAAAGGTAGTACTTTCAGTCTGCACCTCCATAAATAG
- a CDS encoding ABC transporter permease, which yields MLLNYFLIAWRNMKKNRFHAILNIVGLAIGIAFTGMIMAHVWNELQVNKELKNADRQFVIRSRWKDPNMGFDLSTSGALPKALKEQYPSLVKNYYRWDGVTLTVHGDQKDFKESVQIGDSTFLNMFGFRVMAGNAGNALSTPNSMIMTEPMAKKYFGTVNAIGRSVEIENMAGQRQPFILTAVIRTPRDNAVTDLISNYRNGIILPESSISYFGRTIDNWTNMYIVGYIELQAGVRASQLYGPIKKLLKENTPANVYENLTPDVVNVRDNYLNQNNGLVRKMLFTLSAIGLFILLMALINFINISVSRAASRMKEIGMRKVLGGKKHQLVVQFLVESMITVCISTLLAFGCYLLSAPWFEQLVGKPLPALSDFPVYFITYLLLFVILTGLAAGLYPAFVLSALPSLSSLKGSLKSVKENILLRKSLVAFQFFTAVVVLIGAFIITKQIQLFFSKGIGYEKEFVISAQVPRDWSPAGVLKMQGIRKLLAESPVIKDVSLTYEIMDGNNGGSLNIFPLGGDATSAITTFQLSTDRHFATTFQVPMAAGEYLGKEGMPVDVHKIVINAKLAKALGYPDPADAVGKQVKFAELQDAYTIGGVTKDFHFQSMQLSITPMVFLPVEVFNIYRYFAIKLKAGNMPDALEKVQQKWAQLMPGAPFEYKFMDESLAKMYKSEIQLKKTAYTATVLALVIVLLGVIGLVSLTIQKRTREMGIRKILGASVNSIIRLFIKDFMGIMIIASLLAIPVAYSLMRFWLSTYEYHIEISVMPIVIIIILLGLLTAIMIVLQTLKLAFANPVKSLNIE from the coding sequence ATGCTGTTGAACTACTTCCTGATCGCCTGGCGGAACATGAAAAAGAACCGCTTTCATGCTATCCTGAACATTGTCGGACTTGCCATCGGCATTGCCTTTACGGGCATGATCATGGCACACGTATGGAACGAGCTGCAGGTGAATAAGGAGCTCAAAAACGCAGACCGGCAGTTTGTGATCCGGAGCAGGTGGAAAGATCCGAATATGGGCTTTGACCTCTCTACTTCAGGTGCATTACCCAAAGCCCTGAAGGAACAATACCCCTCACTGGTAAAGAATTATTACAGATGGGATGGTGTTACCCTGACCGTACATGGCGATCAGAAAGACTTTAAGGAATCGGTACAAATAGGTGATTCTACCTTTCTAAATATGTTTGGGTTCAGGGTAATGGCAGGGAATGCGGGCAATGCCCTGTCTACCCCTAACTCCATGATCATGACGGAACCGATGGCGAAGAAATACTTCGGTACGGTGAATGCCATCGGCAGATCTGTAGAGATTGAAAATATGGCAGGGCAAAGACAACCTTTTATACTGACAGCAGTGATCAGGACTCCCCGCGACAATGCCGTGACGGACCTGATCTCCAATTACAGGAACGGTATTATTCTGCCGGAAAGTTCTATCAGTTATTTCGGGAGAACGATCGATAACTGGACAAATATGTACATCGTTGGCTACATTGAATTACAAGCCGGTGTCAGGGCCAGTCAGCTCTATGGGCCAATTAAAAAACTGCTGAAAGAAAATACCCCTGCAAACGTGTATGAAAATCTTACACCGGATGTAGTGAATGTGCGGGATAATTATCTCAATCAAAACAATGGCCTCGTAAGAAAAATGCTGTTTACCCTATCCGCCATTGGTTTGTTTATATTGCTGATGGCGCTGATCAATTTTATCAATATCTCTGTAAGCCGCGCTGCTTCAAGAATGAAAGAGATAGGTATGCGAAAAGTATTGGGCGGCAAAAAACACCAACTGGTAGTACAATTCCTGGTAGAATCCATGATCACTGTATGTATTTCTACCTTACTCGCATTTGGATGCTATTTACTATCAGCTCCCTGGTTTGAGCAGTTGGTAGGTAAGCCATTGCCTGCTTTAAGCGATTTTCCGGTATATTTTATAACATATCTTTTATTATTTGTCATCCTGACAGGATTAGCGGCAGGACTATATCCAGCCTTTGTTTTATCAGCACTGCCCTCTTTAAGCAGTCTGAAAGGATCTCTAAAATCAGTAAAAGAAAATATCCTGCTAAGGAAGTCACTGGTAGCGTTTCAATTTTTCACAGCAGTTGTAGTACTGATTGGTGCATTCATCATTACGAAGCAGATACAATTGTTTTTCAGCAAGGGAATTGGCTATGAAAAAGAATTTGTGATCAGTGCACAGGTACCGAGAGACTGGTCACCGGCAGGTGTGTTGAAGATGCAAGGTATCAGGAAGCTATTGGCCGAATCCCCGGTTATCAAGGATGTAAGCCTGACCTATGAGATCATGGACGGAAATAACGGCGGAAGCCTGAATATATTCCCCCTGGGAGGAGATGCTACTTCAGCTATCACCACATTCCAGCTAAGTACAGACAGACATTTTGCTACCACCTTTCAGGTACCAATGGCGGCAGGTGAATACCTGGGCAAGGAAGGCATGCCCGTAGACGTACATAAAATCGTGATCAATGCAAAACTCGCAAAGGCATTAGGATACCCAGATCCCGCCGATGCTGTGGGTAAACAGGTAAAGTTTGCGGAATTGCAGGATGCGTATACGATTGGTGGAGTGACGAAAGATTTTCACTTCCAGTCCATGCAGCTCTCTATCACACCCATGGTCTTTCTGCCCGTAGAGGTATTTAATATCTACAGGTATTTTGCAATCAAGCTAAAGGCGGGAAATATGCCGGATGCCCTGGAAAAAGTACAGCAAAAGTGGGCGCAGCTAATGCCAGGGGCACCGTTTGAATATAAATTCATGGATGAAAGCCTGGCAAAGATGTATAAATCTGAGATCCAGCTGAAAAAAACCGCATATACAGCTACCGTATTAGCATTGGTCATTGTATTACTAGGGGTAATCGGGCTGGTGTCACTAACCATCCAGAAACGCACCCGTGAAATGGGGATCAGGAAAATACTGGGAGCTTCGGTAAATAGCATCATCCGTCTGTTCATCAAAGACTTCATGGGAATCATGATCATTGCCAGTTTACTGGCCATACCAGTTGCCTACTCCCTGATGCGATTCTGGTTAAGTACCTATGAATACCATATAGAAATCAGTGTAATGCCTATTGTAATTATCATTATTTTATTGGGATTGCTGACCGCCATAATGATTGTATTACAAACATTGAAGCTGGCGTTTGCCAATCCGGTAAAGAGTTTGAATATAGAGTAA
- a CDS encoding T9SS type B sorting domain-containing protein — protein MREQNKLLVNNLLVAFLLLFLSHASIAKCTTGLVSGKAVTFHSANADNYAFNATGGSTETTPLTITDKIVPTLSIIKTKDAAEPSTNGTVTISTEAGYIATKDIIVSYTIAGTAVNGTDYTMLNGLAIIPAGANSVTLPVNVIDNFKTDGTRTVILTLESGSDGFNTFIPGADYSATVNIADNDVTSFQAWKVAILPANNVDGKIQPGEIITYKIYVRNTTNTAIGPLMVTDKIPANTNWESGWQLSSGVVGFPITSVAANGITEVTFQVKTYENLEGVEWINNTAYVSDGTNTRPTYACDPKTGSCDTITRVPVRASKGNLTIRNTILGEGPSMMDDYITYKLLVKNAGRSNFTKLEITDSLPYNLDLPYQTTATKGTAVSGTSPKKVSWHIDKLEPGDSVVITLTSRILSGEKVVNTSYVYAAEGEEDYSNNISINTVEITNKSLHFINAFRPGGVQNNKFVIVGIEKFPGTHLVVYSRLGNIVYESNSYNNDWTADNIAMGEYLYKVIVPKKTGKTTYSGSVLIIK, from the coding sequence ATGCGTGAACAAAACAAACTGTTGGTAAACAACCTATTAGTTGCCTTTTTATTGTTGTTTCTTAGTCATGCCTCAATTGCAAAATGTACGACTGGCCTGGTTTCAGGTAAGGCTGTCACTTTTCACAGTGCGAATGCAGATAATTACGCGTTTAATGCTACAGGCGGCAGCACAGAGACTACGCCCCTGACCATCACCGACAAAATTGTGCCTACCCTCAGCATCATAAAAACAAAAGATGCAGCCGAACCATCGACAAACGGTACTGTTACAATCAGTACCGAAGCTGGTTACATCGCCACAAAAGATATCATTGTCTCCTACACCATTGCAGGTACAGCTGTTAACGGTACTGACTACACTATGTTAAATGGCCTTGCCATCATTCCCGCCGGTGCAAACAGCGTCACCCTGCCAGTCAATGTGATCGACAACTTTAAAACGGATGGTACCAGAACAGTCATCCTCACCCTGGAAAGCGGTTCAGATGGTTTCAATACCTTCATACCTGGCGCTGATTACAGTGCTACTGTCAACATTGCTGATAATGACGTAACCAGCTTCCAGGCATGGAAAGTGGCTATTCTTCCGGCGAACAATGTGGATGGTAAGATCCAGCCAGGGGAGATTATTACCTACAAGATTTATGTAAGAAATACCACCAACACCGCCATCGGACCATTGATGGTGACCGACAAGATCCCAGCCAATACCAACTGGGAAAGTGGCTGGCAACTCTCATCCGGTGTGGTAGGCTTTCCTATCACTTCCGTAGCTGCCAACGGCATCACCGAAGTGACGTTCCAGGTAAAAACTTATGAGAACCTGGAAGGCGTTGAGTGGATCAATAATACCGCATATGTTTCTGACGGTACCAACACCCGGCCTACTTATGCATGTGATCCTAAAACGGGTAGCTGCGATACGATAACCAGGGTACCTGTCAGAGCATCCAAAGGAAACCTGACCATCAGGAACACAATCCTTGGCGAGGGTCCATCTATGATGGACGATTATATCACTTACAAACTCCTGGTGAAGAATGCAGGCCGCAGTAACTTCACTAAACTCGAGATCACAGACTCCCTGCCTTACAACCTCGATCTGCCTTATCAGACAACAGCCACAAAAGGAACCGCAGTCTCAGGCACCAGTCCGAAAAAGGTAAGCTGGCATATAGATAAGCTGGAACCAGGCGATAGCGTAGTGATTACCCTTACCAGCCGGATACTCTCCGGTGAGAAGGTGGTGAACACTTCTTACGTGTATGCAGCAGAAGGAGAAGAAGACTATAGCAATAATATTAGCATTAATACTGTTGAGATCACTAATAAGAGCCTCCACTTTATTAATGCCTTCCGACCCGGTGGCGTACAGAATAACAAGTTCGTCATCGTGGGAATAGAGAAGTTTCCGGGCACTCACCTGGTGGTGTATAGTCGCCTGGGAAATATTGTCTACGAGTCTAATAGCTATAATAATGATTGGACGGCAGACAATATTGCTATGGGCGAATACCTATATAAGGTGATCGTTCCGAAGAAAACCGGCAAGACGACCTATTCAGGAAGCGTACTGATAATCAAATAG
- a CDS encoding DHA2 family efflux MFS transporter permease subunit — MQQLPSLVEYGSRRVIITITAVVCALLEIIDTTIVNVALPDMRGSLGATLNEVSWVITAYSLANVIIVPMTSWLSQQFGRRNYFAASVIIFTVCSFLCGNSTNIWELVIFRFLQGLGGGALLVTSQTIITESWPPEKRPTAQAIYTLGVIVGPTLGPPLGGYIIDNYSWPYIFYINIPIGIIAALLTLQYVRSPQYESKRSASQVDWWGIAFLAIGISSLQYVLEKGQEEDWYSSEIIITLTVTAIFGLFFFIWRQMTYEYPIVQLRVLKNGNLRIGVILSFIMGFGLFGSTFVIPLYTQTLLGWTAQQSGMLQLPSTLFVAVMMPVVAVLIQKGIPQKYLISIGMTAFFIYSLLSYKIIGPDTSAHDFFWVLILRGFGLGLLSVPVSTMSLSTLKGAEIGQGAAFSGMLRQLGGAFGVALISTFVVRQTDLHRSTLVSHLDVNNPDVQGRVAQMAGAMRAKGFDITTAQNKAYALMDAGVMKQATVLSYMDVFLWVGVLFLVCVPFVLLFIKTSKAKVNMADAAH, encoded by the coding sequence ATGCAACAGCTCCCTTCGCTGGTAGAATATGGTTCCCGCAGAGTGATTATCACTATTACCGCTGTCGTATGCGCTCTTCTTGAAATTATTGACACCACCATCGTGAACGTTGCATTGCCTGATATGCGCGGTAGCCTTGGCGCCACGCTCAATGAGGTCAGCTGGGTGATTACGGCCTATTCCCTTGCCAATGTTATTATCGTTCCGATGACCAGCTGGTTATCCCAGCAGTTTGGACGAAGAAACTACTTCGCCGCCTCTGTCATTATTTTCACCGTTTGTTCTTTTCTCTGTGGTAACTCCACCAACATCTGGGAGCTGGTGATTTTCAGGTTCCTGCAGGGCCTTGGTGGCGGTGCTTTGCTGGTTACCTCACAGACCATCATCACCGAAAGCTGGCCCCCTGAAAAGCGGCCTACAGCACAGGCAATTTATACCCTGGGCGTGATCGTAGGCCCAACCCTCGGTCCTCCGCTGGGTGGGTATATTATTGATAATTATAGCTGGCCTTATATCTTTTATATCAATATCCCGATCGGGATCATTGCAGCACTCCTCACCTTACAATATGTGAGAAGTCCGCAGTACGAATCCAAAAGAAGTGCCAGCCAGGTAGACTGGTGGGGAATCGCTTTCCTGGCCATTGGCATCTCTTCCTTACAATATGTTTTGGAAAAAGGACAGGAAGAAGACTGGTACAGCAGTGAGATCATCATCACATTGACGGTGACAGCCATTTTCGGTTTATTCTTTTTTATATGGCGGCAGATGACCTATGAATATCCGATCGTACAACTGAGGGTACTGAAAAACGGGAATCTTCGTATAGGGGTGATCCTTTCGTTTATCATGGGCTTTGGTTTATTTGGTTCTACTTTCGTTATACCTCTGTATACCCAGACCCTGCTGGGCTGGACGGCGCAACAATCGGGTATGCTGCAATTGCCAAGTACCCTGTTTGTGGCAGTTATGATGCCGGTGGTAGCAGTGCTCATTCAAAAAGGGATCCCACAGAAATATTTAATTTCAATCGGCATGACCGCCTTCTTTATTTACAGTTTACTTTCCTATAAGATCATTGGCCCTGATACCAGTGCGCATGACTTCTTTTGGGTATTGATCTTAAGAGGCTTTGGTCTGGGTCTGTTATCTGTACCGGTAAGTACCATGTCTCTCTCCACATTGAAAGGTGCTGAGATTGGCCAGGGAGCTGCGTTCTCAGGTATGCTGCGACAACTGGGTGGTGCATTTGGGGTAGCATTGATCTCTACATTTGTAGTCAGGCAGACAGATCTGCACAGGAGCACATTGGTAAGTCACCTGGATGTAAATAATCCGGATGTGCAGGGCCGGGTCGCACAAATGGCCGGTGCCATGCGTGCGAAAGGATTTGATATAACGACTGCACAAAACAAAGCCTATGCACTGATGGATGCCGGTGTGATGAAACAAGCTACGGTATTGTCTTACATGGATGTATTCCTGTGGGTAGGTGTGTTGTTCCTCGTGTGTGTACCATTTGTGTTGCTGTTCATCAAGACATCGAAAGCAAAAGTAAACATGGCGGATGCAGCACATTAG
- a CDS encoding MarR family winged helix-turn-helix transcriptional regulator, with product MSSQTKSEKARELLRSMGEVRNTLRQYISVRIREEEIDITFELLEILAYLYKKDGVNQQEIADLMLKDKSSMTYQIDGLVKRDLVRRMEDENDRRNKLIFLTEKGKGLQTVLQSWVGELYDKGVSDIDEGEIDTALALVQKMNENLKS from the coding sequence ATGTCGTCACAAACTAAATCAGAAAAAGCACGGGAGCTATTGAGATCCATGGGTGAAGTAAGGAATACCTTGCGTCAGTATATATCCGTGCGCATTAGGGAGGAAGAAATCGATATCACCTTTGAACTGCTGGAGATCCTGGCTTATCTGTATAAAAAAGATGGCGTTAATCAGCAGGAGATTGCAGATCTGATGTTGAAAGACAAGTCGAGTATGACATACCAGATTGATGGATTAGTGAAGAGAGACCTGGTACGCAGAATGGAAGATGAAAATGACAGGAGGAATAAACTGATCTTTCTGACAGAGAAGGGAAAAGGATTGCAGACGGTATTGCAGTCCTGGGTAGGTGAATTGTATGATAAAGGAGTGAGCGATATTGATGAGGGAGAGATTGATACCGCGCTGGCGCTGGTGCAAAAGATGAATGAGAATCTGAAATCATAA